A single genomic interval of Legionella israelensis harbors:
- a CDS encoding autotransporter assembly complex protein TamA has protein sequence MLARNRRSILDDLMCRNKNYPAFKGNVSRKKISFLLKSVFRYLFLLLTCLPLLAAVQKTTYDIRGVSGEVLKNVQKRLDELAKQQSQPLTQLPATNLKEQINKAIEPFGYFKSSINVRSQNNHLLILIRPGTQMHINQLTVSLTGEGAGNTELNKTIANLPIKEGDPLLTPAYNEAKELILSTAEHQGYLKGSFSTAEILIDKKNYTSSITLVFHTGPQYYFGQVIFNPSRVSPTVLQRYVPFQQGQPYSTDKIITLNNQLSGSGYFNSVVVKPQINSMRHVPIIVHTEPVPRYSYTLGAGYGTDTGVRGKASLHVIPVNRQGHKFNMIAQGSVKENALQAEYLIPGKNPVTDQYSLATSLGHIDYDSGNGVSALFSVSHRHILERYQRILSLNGLSERYSYTNQTRTDQFLLYPKANFTFRKISNPLFSPSGYNVSLNGLAAVRGLGSQVSLGQMSLDAKMAITFDGIRTRFYIHGIQGITAINDINQLPLSLSLLLGGNDNLKAYSFNSIGPGKILSFAGAEIQKETVNKWYLIGFLDAGDVYKPRAKAFKYDAGIGLMWVSPLGPIKVGVAQAINHRFERLADRSPKLVINMGPDL, from the coding sequence ATGCTTGCTAGAAATCGGCGAAGCATCCTGGATGATTTAATGTGCAGAAATAAAAATTATCCTGCTTTTAAAGGCAATGTATCTCGAAAAAAAATTTCCTTTTTACTTAAGTCAGTTTTTCGTTATCTGTTTCTGTTACTCACCTGTTTACCCTTGCTTGCTGCTGTCCAAAAAACAACATATGACATCAGAGGAGTTAGTGGAGAGGTCTTAAAAAATGTTCAGAAGCGATTGGATGAACTGGCAAAACAACAATCCCAGCCCCTTACACAATTACCTGCTACAAACTTAAAAGAACAAATAAACAAAGCCATTGAACCTTTTGGCTATTTTAAAAGCAGTATTAATGTGCGTTCACAGAATAACCACTTGTTAATTCTTATTCGCCCCGGGACTCAAATGCATATAAACCAATTAACGGTAAGCCTGACCGGTGAGGGGGCAGGCAATACTGAATTGAACAAAACAATAGCTAATCTTCCTATAAAAGAGGGAGACCCATTATTAACTCCTGCCTATAATGAGGCCAAAGAGCTTATATTAAGCACAGCCGAACATCAAGGTTATCTGAAAGGCTCTTTCAGCACTGCGGAAATATTAATTGATAAAAAAAATTACACCTCAAGCATTACATTGGTCTTTCATACAGGTCCACAATATTATTTTGGCCAAGTGATATTTAATCCCTCTCGTGTATCACCTACCGTGCTTCAACGCTATGTGCCCTTTCAACAAGGGCAACCGTATTCTACCGATAAAATTATTACACTCAACAATCAGCTTTCAGGTAGCGGTTACTTCAACTCTGTCGTGGTCAAACCGCAAATTAACTCAATGCGTCATGTGCCTATTATCGTCCATACTGAGCCTGTTCCACGCTACAGCTATACATTGGGAGCAGGATATGGAACGGACACGGGGGTTCGTGGCAAGGCAAGCCTGCACGTTATACCGGTTAATCGGCAAGGGCACAAATTTAATATGATTGCTCAAGGTTCTGTCAAAGAAAACGCTCTACAGGCGGAATACCTTATTCCGGGCAAAAATCCGGTAACGGATCAATATTCGTTGGCAACAAGTCTTGGTCATATAGATTATGACAGCGGCAATGGCGTTTCTGCTCTTTTTTCTGTCTCACATCGACATATTCTGGAACGATATCAGCGTATTTTATCTCTTAATGGTTTATCTGAACGCTATTCTTATACGAATCAAACCAGAACGGATCAGTTTCTACTATACCCTAAAGCCAATTTTACCTTTCGTAAAATCAGCAACCCTTTATTTTCTCCATCCGGATACAATGTCAGTCTGAATGGTTTGGCAGCAGTCCGGGGCCTTGGCTCACAAGTCAGTCTTGGCCAGATGTCTCTTGATGCAAAAATGGCAATTACCTTTGATGGTATTCGTACACGGTTTTATATTCATGGAATCCAGGGAATAACAGCCATAAACGACATTAATCAACTGCCTTTATCTTTATCCTTATTATTAGGTGGCAACGACAATCTTAAAGCTTATAGCTTTAACTCCATTGGTCCCGGTAAAATCCTTTCCTTTGCGGGAGCTGAAATTCAGAAGGAAACCGTGAATAAATGGTATCTTATTGGCTTTTTGGATGCCGGTGATGTGTATAAGCCCAGAGCGAAGGCATTTAAATACGATGCCGGCATCGGGTTGATGTGGGTTTCTCCTCTCGGTCCAATTAAGGTAGGTGTCGCTCAAGCCATCAACCATCGTTTCGAGCGTCTGGCTGATAGAAGTCCGAAACTTGTGATCAACATGGGGCCTGATCTCTGA
- a CDS encoding translocation/assembly module TamB domain-containing protein, with protein sequence MKTLKAMLKAAFYIFAIVLILLTGLLSFLLSTTPGIYTSLKLANFILPGSIQIKKPHGRLIDKFSVAEITYTDEAHSIVLKNVSIHWHPASILFKNHLVIKSFKAQRLNVSIAPKKPEDIADTAFELPQLPLKITLQQASVKRIKLVDTGQIFKNIHLESTLTENKWYIERLTFNYQDIRFVLRSNIVPSLPYAMDSFLTIQKTSPKGLQFKGEIKAAGDLGLYHWEGTFTQPAQLQLSGRLKNGKYLENVFQWQNIKWPVNRQTTLQTGKGNLTIKGSLSNLDIDLDTQIQAPSEGNWQLHIHGQDKQFTAYSTLHLDQGSIHSELQINPQAQKTFEGTISSKNLDLSFFLPGLDKLAFNSQFSGKTLDTLTVDTDIEAQYWGNHLEASAHFIHNKLQAKAKLGNNVLQINGRFPYQWDSYISVPQPALIHPSLKGLSTTLTVNASLSSATEGKLSLVLNDGYYKLPDDSPVSALHFNGGSLQGELKQDGISAKGSFTIDPQKTLNLSLKLPQFHLKDRLTANQPLEGSLHLTINSLHFLESLSQYIKKPQGDLKMNLLVKGTIANPMTEGKIQLNNGEILLPKSGLHLTNIDTGLLTKNNNWQLKSSITSKDGALKINGQGLFYPDVTGEISAKGSDVELFNTNEYTLNVSPDLIIKFNGYNTDIRGSILIPKADITPQDFTESVNLSTDVVFKEEKEQQRDAANISADINIIMGNAVKLDVRGLKGFLDGAIRLQQQAGGSLNASGNLSIRQGAYTAYGQDLSIDQGELIFTGGLLTNPGINLRAVRHFSNANVSFSGSNQLFDFHNTNLQSTNFANNTTVGIEVTGRLNSPDIQLFSNPAGMSQADILSMLLLGRPAHQADQAGGQLLLSAISALNLDTGTQGTQLLNQLKENLGFDFDVQSTSTYNRQTHEVSDSNQFVIGKSLSKRLYLSYNIGILQTDSNVLILKYLLNKYFTLQVTASDTGNGIDFLYTRQKK encoded by the coding sequence ATGAAAACATTAAAAGCCATGCTAAAGGCAGCGTTTTATATATTCGCAATTGTGCTTATTCTGCTTACAGGACTTCTCAGTTTCCTGTTATCAACTACACCTGGCATTTATACCAGCCTTAAACTGGCCAATTTCATTTTGCCTGGATCCATCCAGATAAAAAAACCTCATGGACGTTTAATCGATAAGTTTTCCGTGGCTGAGATCACATACACAGATGAAGCCCACTCCATTGTACTTAAAAATGTGTCCATCCACTGGCATCCCGCATCCATTCTCTTTAAAAACCACCTTGTGATCAAATCATTTAAGGCGCAACGGTTGAATGTATCGATTGCCCCTAAAAAACCCGAAGACATTGCAGACACAGCTTTTGAATTACCACAATTACCTTTAAAAATAACTCTCCAGCAAGCTTCTGTAAAACGGATTAAATTAGTGGATACAGGGCAAATCTTTAAAAACATCCATCTTGAATCGACCTTAACTGAAAACAAATGGTATATAGAGCGATTGACATTCAATTATCAAGACATCCGGTTTGTCCTGAGATCGAACATAGTGCCAAGCCTGCCTTATGCCATGGATTCTTTTTTAACAATTCAAAAGACTTCCCCTAAAGGTCTGCAATTTAAGGGAGAAATTAAGGCTGCTGGTGATCTTGGTCTTTATCATTGGGAAGGTACATTTACTCAACCTGCCCAATTGCAGTTATCCGGCCGGTTAAAAAACGGAAAATATCTGGAAAATGTCTTTCAGTGGCAAAACATCAAATGGCCTGTAAATCGGCAAACGACATTGCAAACAGGAAAAGGCAACCTGACCATAAAAGGCAGTCTTTCAAATCTTGATATTGATCTGGATACTCAAATTCAAGCGCCTTCTGAAGGAAATTGGCAACTGCATATTCATGGGCAGGATAAGCAATTCACAGCCTATTCAACCCTTCATCTCGATCAAGGTTCAATTCACAGCGAGCTACAGATTAATCCTCAGGCTCAAAAGACATTTGAAGGAACAATCAGCAGTAAAAATCTTGATTTAAGTTTTTTTCTTCCCGGCTTAGACAAACTTGCTTTCAACAGTCAGTTTTCTGGAAAAACATTGGATACACTGACCGTCGATACGGATATAGAGGCTCAGTATTGGGGAAATCATTTAGAGGCATCCGCCCATTTTATCCACAATAAATTACAGGCTAAGGCTAAGCTTGGTAATAATGTTCTGCAAATCAATGGCCGTTTTCCCTACCAATGGGACAGCTATATCAGTGTTCCTCAACCCGCCTTAATCCACCCTTCTCTCAAAGGCTTATCGACCACGCTCACGGTCAATGCCTCTCTCAGTAGTGCCACAGAGGGCAAACTTAGTTTGGTTCTTAACGATGGATACTATAAACTTCCAGACGATAGCCCCGTCTCTGCCTTGCATTTTAACGGCGGTTCGCTGCAAGGAGAATTAAAGCAGGATGGGATATCTGCAAAGGGCAGCTTTACCATTGACCCACAAAAAACATTGAATTTATCTCTGAAACTGCCGCAATTTCATCTTAAAGATAGGCTCACGGCCAACCAACCTCTTGAAGGAAGTCTCCATTTAACCATCAATTCTTTGCATTTTCTTGAAAGTCTGAGCCAATACATCAAAAAACCGCAAGGTGATTTAAAAATGAACCTGCTGGTCAAAGGTACGATTGCCAACCCCATGACAGAAGGAAAAATACAACTGAACAACGGCGAAATTCTTCTCCCAAAATCTGGTCTTCATTTGACCAATATCGATACCGGTTTGCTGACTAAAAATAACAACTGGCAACTTAAAAGTTCGATTACCTCAAAAGATGGCGCTTTAAAAATAAACGGTCAGGGTCTTTTTTATCCAGATGTGACTGGAGAAATAAGCGCTAAAGGAAGTGATGTAGAGCTCTTTAACACAAATGAATATACGCTCAATGTATCGCCTGATCTCATCATAAAATTCAATGGATACAATACCGATATCCGAGGCTCAATTTTAATTCCTAAAGCCGACATCACCCCTCAGGATTTTACCGAGAGTGTGAACTTATCCACTGATGTTGTCTTTAAGGAAGAAAAAGAACAGCAACGTGATGCAGCGAACATCAGCGCCGACATTAATATTATCATGGGTAATGCGGTCAAATTGGATGTCAGAGGTTTAAAAGGGTTTCTTGACGGAGCCATCAGACTTCAGCAGCAGGCAGGAGGAAGCCTTAATGCCAGCGGTAATTTATCCATTCGTCAGGGAGCTTATACAGCCTACGGCCAGGATTTAAGTATTGACCAAGGTGAATTAATTTTTACTGGCGGTCTGCTAACCAATCCCGGTATCAATTTAAGAGCTGTGCGTCATTTTTCAAATGCTAACGTTTCTTTTTCAGGTTCCAATCAATTATTTGATTTTCATAATACCAACCTGCAAAGCACTAATTTTGCCAATAATACCACCGTAGGTATCGAAGTCACTGGACGGTTGAATTCACCGGATATCCAGCTTTTTTCCAATCCTGCCGGCATGTCTCAGGCGGATATATTATCTATGCTCTTGCTGGGTCGACCAGCCCATCAGGCCGATCAGGCTGGAGGACAGCTTTTATTGTCCGCTATCTCGGCTTTGAATCTGGACACCGGTACACAAGGGACTCAATTACTGAATCAACTTAAGGAAAATCTCGGTTTTGATTTTGATGTACAAAGCACATCCACGTATAATCGACAAACCCATGAGGTCAGTGACTCAAATCAGTTTGTTATCGGAAAATCACTTTCTAAACGACTCTATTTAAGTTATAACATTGGCATTTTACAAACCGATTCAAATGTATTGATCTTAAAATATTTACTTAACAAATATTTTACCCTTCAGGTAACAGCAAGCGATACGGGCAACGGTATCGATTTCCTGTATACTCGACAAAAAAAATGA
- the hemB gene encoding porphobilinogen synthase — protein MSSYSIPLRLTRLRRNEKIRSLIRETRLSPEQLIAPLFINQNIIQKKEISSMPGQYQFCLEDLPSEIDEISQLKIPAVVLFGIPEYKDECGSSASRSDGIIQQTIEKIRNSNKDIFLITDLCFCEYTDHGHCGILKEDHIDNDSTLEALSLQAVSHARAGADCVAPSGMVDGMVGAIRNALDENGFHHVSILSYSVKYCSSLYGPFREAAEGAPKFGDRKTYQMDPANGAEALREAQLDLYEGADMLMVKPAMNYLDVIYRLKQHYPDVPLCAYQVSGEYAMLKAAASKGWINEQQAMVESLTAIKRAGADFIISYYAKDLARLLSSNV, from the coding sequence ATGAGCTCATATTCAATTCCTTTAAGGCTAACCCGGTTACGCCGCAATGAAAAAATACGTTCTTTGATAAGGGAAACTCGACTGAGCCCGGAGCAATTGATTGCTCCCCTTTTCATCAACCAGAACATTATTCAAAAAAAAGAAATCAGCAGCATGCCCGGACAGTATCAGTTCTGTCTTGAAGATTTGCCAAGCGAAATAGACGAAATCTCACAACTTAAGATCCCGGCTGTTGTATTGTTCGGCATCCCCGAATATAAAGATGAATGTGGCAGCAGTGCGAGTCGGTCTGACGGTATCATTCAGCAGACCATTGAAAAAATCCGTAACAGCAATAAAGATATTTTCCTCATCACTGATCTTTGTTTTTGCGAATACACTGATCATGGACACTGCGGTATTTTAAAAGAGGATCACATTGATAATGACAGCACATTAGAAGCACTTTCACTACAGGCTGTTAGTCATGCCAGAGCCGGCGCTGACTGTGTTGCCCCCAGCGGAATGGTGGACGGTATGGTGGGTGCTATCCGAAATGCCTTAGATGAAAACGGTTTTCATCATGTTTCTATACTAAGTTACAGTGTTAAATACTGTTCCAGTTTGTATGGTCCTTTTCGAGAGGCCGCTGAAGGGGCGCCCAAGTTTGGTGACAGAAAAACCTACCAAATGGATCCCGCCAATGGTGCAGAGGCCTTACGTGAAGCCCAACTGGATCTGTATGAGGGAGCTGACATGTTAATGGTTAAGCCGGCCATGAATTATCTTGACGTTATCTATCGTCTAAAACAGCATTATCCGGACGTTCCCTTATGTGCTTATCAAGTGAGTGGAGAGTATGCCATGCTAAAAGCGGCTGCCAGCAAAGGATGGATTAATGAGCAGCAGGCCATGGTGGAAAGCTTGACAGCCATCAAACGTGCCGGAGCAGATTTTATTATTTCTTATTATGCGAAAGATCTGGCTCGATTGCTATCGTCGAACGTTTAA
- a CDS encoding OmpP1/FadL family transporter: MKSMHKPLRSLVSAAVLSTLANTSLHAAGFALYTEGSAVGIGNAGAGLAAEAADASIGWYNPAGLALIRDQQAVIGGVGIFPSAELTGFTTFRTRGFPGYTETFRDLDGAKDAFVPFFHYARPVGENTTVGLSIVAPFGLATDWPKSSPVRYSATFTELITVNVSPEIGGKITDNFALGGGLDLQYARVKFNRILGSPAVLNASELPPNLFDSLSYNEGDSFGVGFHAGVMGIFNDNHTRIGLNYQSRMKHTFHGYSKLSGILADPSLFNANTSFRTDNLFSNNIEFPEVVTLSGYHDVNERFALLGSIIYTRWDVINTIELNNVAAALPGGGNAAVRSSSTLNYDNSWRFALGANYKLTDCLMLRGGVSYDETPLTDANRDVRLPDEDRVVLSIGAHYDVNPEIGVDVGYTYLYAAHDPRVNKTETIGTTSNFTVNARGDSDASLIGVQAVWHMDRPEPLPPTK; this comes from the coding sequence GTGAAGAGCATGCATAAACCTTTAAGATCACTAGTCAGCGCTGCCGTGCTTAGTACCCTGGCAAATACCTCCCTTCATGCAGCTGGATTTGCTTTATATACAGAAGGTAGTGCTGTTGGCATTGGTAATGCTGGCGCTGGTCTTGCGGCTGAAGCAGCAGATGCCTCAATAGGATGGTATAATCCGGCTGGTTTGGCCCTAATCCGTGATCAACAGGCCGTTATTGGTGGTGTTGGTATTTTTCCTTCGGCTGAACTAACAGGATTTACGACCTTTAGAACAAGAGGGTTCCCAGGTTATACAGAAACTTTTCGTGACCTTGATGGTGCGAAAGATGCTTTTGTTCCTTTTTTTCATTATGCAAGACCTGTAGGCGAAAACACAACGGTTGGATTAAGCATTGTAGCACCTTTTGGTTTGGCCACTGATTGGCCCAAAAGCTCGCCAGTACGTTATTCTGCAACTTTTACCGAGCTTATTACGGTTAATGTTTCTCCTGAGATAGGCGGCAAAATAACCGATAATTTTGCGCTTGGCGGTGGTCTTGATTTGCAATATGCCAGAGTAAAATTTAATCGTATTCTTGGTTCGCCTGCTGTACTGAATGCTTCTGAGCTCCCACCCAATCTGTTTGACTCTTTAAGTTATAATGAGGGAGATTCCTTTGGTGTAGGTTTTCATGCAGGGGTCATGGGTATTTTTAATGATAATCACACGCGGATTGGCTTAAATTATCAATCCAGAATGAAACATACGTTTCATGGCTATAGCAAGCTATCAGGTATATTGGCTGACCCAAGTTTATTTAATGCGAATACCTCTTTCAGAACCGATAATCTTTTCAGCAACAACATTGAGTTCCCTGAAGTGGTGACTTTAAGCGGATATCATGATGTTAACGAGCGATTTGCATTGCTGGGTTCAATTATTTACACCCGATGGGATGTTATCAATACCATTGAGTTGAACAATGTTGCAGCCGCTTTACCTGGAGGCGGTAACGCAGCCGTACGCTCATCCTCTACACTAAATTACGATAATTCCTGGCGTTTTGCTTTAGGAGCTAACTATAAGCTTACTGATTGTCTGATGCTTCGAGGCGGTGTAAGTTATGATGAAACGCCACTTACGGATGCCAATCGAGATGTAAGATTACCTGATGAAGATCGCGTCGTCTTATCCATCGGCGCTCATTATGACGTTAACCCAGAAATTGGCGTTGATGTTGGCTACACTTATCTCTACGCTGCACACGACCCCCGCGTTAATAAAACGGAAACGATCGGAACCACCAGTAATTTTACTGTAAATGCAAGAGGCGATTCCGACGCAAGTCTTATAGGCGTACAAGCTGTATGGCATATGGACAGGCCAGAACCGCTCCCTCCTACTAAGTAA
- a CDS encoding bifunctional aspartate kinase/diaminopimelate decarboxylase: MHQLVTKFGGTSVSSRETWDNIAIITRKHIQNGAQPIIVCSAMSQVSNKLEKAIDAALLNEHHHIFMDISEGYVALAHELEVDPKLLKEDLQQLQHWLTGIALLKEAPAKTRAQVMSLGELMMTRLGHAFLNEQGIKSHWFDVREVLICMSTSQNKTIDYLAARCFIEPNPEFAEKLLDTGAQAIITQGFIAANPEGETVLLGRGGSDTSAALLAAMLQAKMCEIWTDVPGIYTANPHQLPHARLLKQLNYNEAQEIASMGAKVIHPNCIPPVRRAGIPMTIRYTHMPEHSGTLISQEIDENAPLIKSIQVKHSIILISIDTLNMWQQVGFLADVFSTFKNHGFSIDLLSSSEFNVTLSLDNNAKLHDRKALDLLLADLNRFGRAKIIEPCSAVSLVGHHIRTVLPQLGPALEVFEAKQVYLMSLASNDLNLTFVVDESQANKLCYKLHHLLIESNPQIYYYSKSWHEEFGAPMAKPTPWWEVERERLLELAGKKSPCYVYHSPTQAKRAEQLLALKSIDKLFYAIKANPHPSVLETLYKKKLGFECVSIQELQHVLKLFPEIDKENILFTPNFAAQSEYQFAFDLGCHVTIDSLYPLESWPELFQDRSIIVRIDPGVGAGHHKHVCTGGNESKFGIVKEDIEQLKSLVHRCQVNVTGLHTHSGSGILTPELWQETALMLASLSEEFPQVTSINLGGGLGVVEKPGQQPFDFAALDSALMAVKSRYPKLQFWLEPGRFFVSESGVILAKVTQCKEKGKVRFVGIETGMNSLIRPALYGAYHEIVNLTRLREEKTGFAHIVGPICESGDTLGYDRMLPDTLEGDILLIANAGAYGHCMSSFYNLRPPAQEIAME; encoded by the coding sequence ATGCATCAATTAGTGACCAAATTTGGGGGTACCAGCGTATCTTCTCGAGAGACTTGGGACAATATTGCCATCATTACGAGAAAGCATATCCAAAACGGAGCCCAACCGATAATCGTCTGCTCTGCCATGTCACAAGTTTCCAATAAACTTGAAAAAGCCATTGATGCTGCTTTACTCAATGAACATCACCATATTTTCATGGATATTAGCGAGGGTTACGTTGCCCTTGCACACGAGCTTGAAGTCGATCCTAAATTACTTAAAGAAGACTTACAGCAATTACAGCACTGGCTTACCGGCATTGCTCTGTTGAAAGAAGCTCCAGCAAAAACACGTGCGCAGGTAATGAGCCTTGGAGAATTGATGATGACTCGCCTGGGTCATGCTTTTTTAAATGAGCAAGGTATCAAGAGCCATTGGTTTGATGTAAGAGAAGTTTTAATTTGTATGTCTACCTCTCAAAACAAAACCATTGATTATCTGGCAGCACGTTGTTTTATTGAACCCAATCCCGAGTTTGCTGAAAAATTACTGGATACAGGAGCTCAGGCCATTATCACTCAAGGTTTCATTGCAGCAAATCCGGAGGGAGAAACGGTCCTTCTGGGGCGAGGAGGCTCTGATACCTCAGCGGCCCTGCTGGCTGCTATGCTGCAGGCAAAAATGTGTGAAATATGGACGGATGTACCAGGTATCTACACCGCTAATCCTCATCAACTACCTCATGCTCGCTTATTAAAACAGCTTAATTATAATGAAGCCCAGGAAATTGCATCGATGGGTGCAAAAGTCATCCATCCAAACTGCATTCCCCCTGTAAGGCGTGCAGGGATTCCCATGACGATTCGTTATACCCACATGCCAGAGCATTCTGGAACGCTCATTTCGCAGGAAATTGATGAAAATGCACCGCTGATTAAATCGATTCAAGTCAAACATAGCATTATTTTAATCTCTATTGATACTTTGAACATGTGGCAGCAGGTTGGTTTTCTAGCTGATGTTTTCAGCACCTTCAAGAACCATGGCTTTTCCATTGACTTACTTTCTTCCTCTGAATTTAACGTGACTCTTTCCCTGGACAATAATGCCAAACTGCATGATCGCAAGGCACTTGATCTTTTGTTGGCAGATTTGAATCGATTTGGCCGGGCGAAAATCATTGAACCCTGTAGCGCAGTCAGTTTGGTCGGCCATCATATTCGTACTGTGTTACCCCAGCTTGGTCCTGCGCTTGAAGTCTTCGAAGCCAAGCAGGTTTATTTAATGTCTCTCGCTTCAAATGATTTAAATCTGACTTTTGTAGTTGATGAGTCGCAGGCCAATAAGCTCTGTTATAAATTGCATCACCTCCTCATCGAAAGCAATCCTCAAATTTACTATTATTCAAAAAGTTGGCATGAAGAATTTGGTGCTCCCATGGCGAAACCTACTCCCTGGTGGGAAGTAGAGCGTGAGCGCCTTTTAGAACTCGCAGGTAAGAAGTCTCCTTGTTATGTCTATCACAGTCCTACACAGGCTAAGCGTGCTGAGCAGCTATTGGCTTTGAAATCCATTGATAAATTATTTTATGCAATTAAAGCCAATCCTCATCCATCCGTTCTTGAAACCTTATACAAGAAAAAACTGGGGTTTGAGTGCGTGTCCATACAGGAACTGCAACATGTACTAAAACTGTTCCCCGAAATAGATAAAGAAAACATTCTTTTTACCCCTAATTTTGCTGCACAATCTGAATATCAGTTTGCCTTCGACCTAGGCTGTCATGTTACCATTGACAGTTTATATCCTCTGGAAAGCTGGCCTGAGCTGTTTCAAGACAGGTCCATCATTGTACGTATCGATCCGGGTGTGGGGGCTGGCCATCATAAACATGTTTGTACAGGGGGAAATGAATCCAAGTTCGGCATCGTTAAAGAAGATATTGAACAATTAAAGTCCTTGGTTCATCGTTGTCAGGTAAATGTCACAGGACTTCACACTCATTCTGGAAGCGGCATTCTTACCCCTGAACTATGGCAAGAAACAGCCCTGATGCTGGCATCGCTCTCAGAAGAATTTCCTCAGGTGACTTCAATTAATTTAGGAGGAGGACTGGGCGTTGTCGAGAAACCAGGACAGCAACCTTTTGACTTTGCCGCACTGGATTCCGCATTAATGGCAGTAAAATCACGTTACCCCAAACTGCAGTTCTGGCTTGAGCCTGGGCGTTTTTTCGTATCAGAAAGCGGGGTTATCTTAGCCAAAGTCACTCAGTGTAAGGAAAAAGGCAAGGTCCGTTTTGTAGGTATCGAAACAGGCATGAACTCACTTATCCGACCGGCCTTGTATGGGGCGTATCATGAAATTGTTAATTTAACCCGTTTACGGGAAGAAAAAACAGGCTTTGCCCATATTGTGGGTCCAATCTGTGAGTCAGGCGATACTCTGGGCTATGATCGGATGTTACCTGATACATTGGAAGGCGATATTTTATTGATTGCAAATGCAGGTGCTTATGGGCACTGCATGAGTTCATTCTACAATTTGCGTCCTCCTGCTCAGGAAATTGCCATGGAATAA